One stretch of Equus przewalskii isolate Varuska chromosome 9, EquPr2, whole genome shotgun sequence DNA includes these proteins:
- the LOC103553599 gene encoding zinc finger protein 134-like isoform X1 codes for MTLATAGGAWTGFDCWRGVADEEAPSEQSISVGVSHVSTSKADSSTQMPHPCDICGPVLKDILHLGEHQETHHGLKPYTCGACGRQFCFSENFHQHQKQYNVEKPLRRDKGKASCVKNCRVCEDPHLSEKPFTCEEEQKNFQATLGSHQQKATHSKRKKRSTESGEAFHIGQMHYKCSECGKAFNRKDTLVQHQRIHTGEKPYECSECGKAFSRKATLVQHQRIHTGERPYECSECGKAFSRKDNLTQHKRIHTGEMPYKCGECGKYFSHHSNLIVHQRVHNGARPYKCNDCGKVFRHKSTLVQHESIHTGENPYVCSDCGKSFGHKYTLIKHQRIHTEVRPFECVECGKFFSRSSDFIAHQRVHTGERPFVCSKCGKDFIRTSHLVRHQKVHTGERPYECNECGKAYSLSSHLIRHQKVHTAGRL; via the coding sequence ATTGTTGGCGTGGAGTGGCAGATGAAGAGGCACCTTCTGAGCAGAGCATTTCTGTAGGAGTGTCACATGTTAGTACTTCCAAGGCAGATTCATCAACCCAGATGCCTCACCCTTGTGACATATGTGGCCCCgtcttgaaagatattttgcaCCTAGGTGAACACCAGGAAACACACCATGGACTGAAACCTTATACATGTGGGGCATGTGGGAGACAATTCTGCTTCAGTGAAAACTTTCACCAGCACCAGAAACAGTACAACGTAGAGAAACCCTTAAGAAGAGACAAAGGCAAGGCCTCATGTGTGAAGAACTGTAGAGTTTGTGAGGACCCTCACTTGTCAGAGAAGCCCTTTACATgtgaggaggagcagaagaaCTTCCAGGCCACTTTGGGTAGTCACCAGCAAAAGGCTACCcacagcaagagaaagaaaaggagcacTGAGAGTGGAGAGGCCTTTCACATTGGACAGATGCATTAtaagtgcagtgaatgtgggaaggccttcaacCGCAAAGACACACTTGTCCAGCACCAGAGAATCCATACTGGAGAAAagccttatgagtgcagtgaatgtgggaaagccttcagtcgAAAAGCCACACTTGTCCAGCACCagagaatccacactggagaaaggccttatgagtgcagcgagtgtgggaaagcctttagtcGTAAAGACAACCTCACTCAGCATaaaagaattcacactggagaaatGCCTTATAAGTGTGGCGAATGTGGAAAATACTTTAGCCATCACTCCAACCTAATCGTACACCAGAGAGTTCACAATGGAGCAAGGCCTTATAAGTGCAACGATTGTGGGAAAGTCTTCAGACACAAATCCACACTTGTTCAGCATGAGAGTATCCACACTGGAGAAAATCCTTATGTTTGCAGTGATTGTGGGAAATCCTTTGGTCACAAATACACCCTTATTAAacaccagagaattcacactgaGGTGAGACCTTTTGAGTGTGTGgaatgtgggaaattctttaGTCGAAGCTCTGACTTTATTGCACACCAAAGAGTTCACACAGGGGAAAGGCCTTTTGTGTGCAGCAAGTGTGGGAAGGATTTCATCAGAACCTCCCACCTTGTTCGGCACCAAaaagttcacactggagaaaggccgtATGagtgcaatgaatgtgggaaagcctatAGCCTAAGCTCCCACCTTATTCGGCACCAGAAAGTTCACACTGCAGGAAGGCTTTAG